The following are encoded in a window of Anopheles stephensi strain Indian chromosome X, UCI_ANSTEP_V1.0, whole genome shotgun sequence genomic DNA:
- the LOC118503498 gene encoding uncharacterized protein LOC118503498 isoform X2 — protein sequence MHSYIALGHRMRLNGRLTAAVLLLQALTLARCLQLTEITVPEVVDVRETVTLSCTYDMGTHKLNSVKWYKDEREFFRYSPMMPKSLMFFDVDGVTVLQNSTVQFCNQFMCSIQLHNLNIRSSGSYRCEISGDAPEFKLTHGVGNMTVAVYPQFDPIINGLQHNGVQHNYALGDFVVANCSSDMSSPPARLYWYINDRNVPSEYLQPQHETTVENDGFLLRYRTLEIRFYIDEKRLGKLKGKLVLKCLARIESIPQATRESSQTIYIPTTDELRNQKLINWRGSDAARHTINPTGQETLAR from the exons CATTAACACTCGCCAGATGTCTGCAACTGACAGAAATCACCGTGCCGGAAGTGGTCGATGTGCGCGAAACGGTCACACTCTCCTGCACCTATGACATGGGCACGCACAAGCTCAACTCCGTCAAATGGTACAAAGACGAGCGGGAATTCTTCAG ATACTCCCCGATGATGCCCAAGAGCTTGATGTTCTTCGATGTGGACGGTGTGACGGTGCTGCAGAACTCGACGGTACAGTTCTGCAATCAGTTTATGTGCAGCATTCAGCTGCACAATCTCAACATACGATCGAGCGGTTCGTACCGGTGCGAAATATCGGGCGACGCACCGGAGTTTAAGCTGACGCACGGCGTTGGCAATATGACGGTGGCCG TCTACCCGCAGTTCGATCCTATCATCAACGGACTTCAGCATAATGGTGTACAGCACAATTACGCACTCGGTGACTTTGTTGTGGCGAACTGTTCGTCCGACATGTCCAGCCCACCGGCCCGACTCTACTGGTACATCAATGATCGAAAT GTACCCTCAGAATATCTGCAACCACAGCACGAAACTACGGTCGAGAATGATGGGTTCCTGTTGCGATACCGGACGCTCGAAATACGGTTCTACATCGACGAGAAGCGGCTTGGCAAGCTGAAGGGTAAGCTGGTGCTGAAATGTTTGGCCCGGATCGAATCCATCCCCCAAGCAACCCGGGAGTCCTCGCAAACCATCTACATCCCGACGACGGACGAACTACGCAACCAGAAGCTGATTAATTGGCGCGGATCAGACG CCGCTCGCCACACAATCAACCCAACCGGCCAGGAAACGCTCGCTCGGTAA
- the LOC118503498 gene encoding uncharacterized protein LOC118503498 isoform X1, with protein sequence MHSYIALGHRMRLNGRLTAAVLLLQALTLARCLQLTEITVPEVVDVRETVTLSCTYDMGTHKLNSVKWYKDEREFFRYSPMMPKSLMFFDVDGVTVLQNSTVQFCNQFMCSIQLHNLNIRSSGSYRCEISGDAPEFKLTHGVGNMTVAVYPQFDPIINGLQHNGVQHNYALGDFVVANCSSDMSSPPARLYWYINDRNVPSEYLQPQHETTVENDGFLLRYRTLEIRFYIDEKRLGKLKGKLVLKCLARIESIPQATRESSQTIYIPTTDELRNQKLINWRGSDASSLHHTDMYRLLGTLCIVLRLFKWFV encoded by the exons CATTAACACTCGCCAGATGTCTGCAACTGACAGAAATCACCGTGCCGGAAGTGGTCGATGTGCGCGAAACGGTCACACTCTCCTGCACCTATGACATGGGCACGCACAAGCTCAACTCCGTCAAATGGTACAAAGACGAGCGGGAATTCTTCAG ATACTCCCCGATGATGCCCAAGAGCTTGATGTTCTTCGATGTGGACGGTGTGACGGTGCTGCAGAACTCGACGGTACAGTTCTGCAATCAGTTTATGTGCAGCATTCAGCTGCACAATCTCAACATACGATCGAGCGGTTCGTACCGGTGCGAAATATCGGGCGACGCACCGGAGTTTAAGCTGACGCACGGCGTTGGCAATATGACGGTGGCCG TCTACCCGCAGTTCGATCCTATCATCAACGGACTTCAGCATAATGGTGTACAGCACAATTACGCACTCGGTGACTTTGTTGTGGCGAACTGTTCGTCCGACATGTCCAGCCCACCGGCCCGACTCTACTGGTACATCAATGATCGAAAT GTACCCTCAGAATATCTGCAACCACAGCACGAAACTACGGTCGAGAATGATGGGTTCCTGTTGCGATACCGGACGCTCGAAATACGGTTCTACATCGACGAGAAGCGGCTTGGCAAGCTGAAGGGTAAGCTGGTGCTGAAATGTTTGGCCCGGATCGAATCCATCCCCCAAGCAACCCGGGAGTCCTCGCAAACCATCTACATCCCGACGACGGACGAACTACGCAACCAGAAGCTGATTAATTGGCGCGGATCAGACG CTTCATCGCTCCACCACACAGACATGTACCGACTGTTGGGTACGCTCTGCATTGTGTTACGCCTCTTCAAGTGGTTTGTTTAA